A region of Drosophila mauritiana strain mau12 chromosome 3L, ASM438214v1, whole genome shotgun sequence DNA encodes the following proteins:
- the LOC117139713 gene encoding snurportin-1 produces the protein MESSFKELYKKGLDMGEQQKQRQKELLKQQKLRRQQEQDDYRPLQKQEKTVPRKKSGKRSGHQKGIPYRPQLSEWLRHKPDDLSEWLLVPCPVGKRCLVVASKGLTKAYSKRGWMFANFRSSLPGDWQLQKGETILDCVYIEDADTFYVLDGISFGLQEMQECEASFRFYWLRARFEEHDYAKISEHNEKKFKLLDHFDFEDTSAVEQALHKYPIFPENKPVLDGFLFYHKEASYVCRETPLVCWLFPFMMEDVLGLPVSKSYTAPEDYQPSHVLQYMDTFDRKLAEHRRTLKEQKMIVNAQKETPHTMEAEEDVESDEYDSLKRVLDQQRRLELGEFDMDCAEPPSADGC, from the coding sequence ATGGAGTCGAGTTTCAAGGAGCTGTATAAAAAGGGCCTGGATATGGGtgagcagcagaagcagcgcCAAAAGGAGCTGCTAAAGCAGCAGAAACTCCGCCGACAGCAGGAACAGGATGACTACCGTCCGCTGCAAAAGCAAGAGAAAACGGTGCCAAGGAAGAAAAGCGGGAAACGTTCTGGCCACCAAAAAGGCATCCCGTACAGACCACAACTCTCGGAGTGGCTGCGCCATAAGCCCGATGATCTCAGCGAGTGGCTGCTGGTACCTTGTCCAGTGGGCAAAAGGTGCCTCGTGGTGGCAAGCAAGGGACTCACCAAGGCGTACTCCAAACGGGGCTGGATGTTCGCGAATTTCCGATCCTCGCTGCCCGGCGACTGGCAGCTTCAAAAGGGTGAAACAATACTAGACTGCGTGTACATTGAGGACGCTGACACCTTCTATGTGCTGGATGGCATATCATTTGGCCTACAAGAAATGCAGGAATGCGAGGCGTCCTTTCGTTTTTATTGGCTGCGCGCCCGATTCGAGGAGCATGATTATGCCAAGATTAGCGAGCACAACGAAAAGAAATTTAAGCTTCTGGATCACTTCGACTTCGAGGACACCTCTGCTGTGGAGCAGGCTCTGCATAAATATCCCATTTTCCCGGAGAACAAGCCAGTCCTAGATGGCTTCCTATTTTACCATAAAGAGGCTAGTTATGTGTGTCGAGAAACTCCCTTAGTATGCTGGCTGTTTCCATTTATGATGGAGGATGTCCTGGGCTTGCCCGTTAGTAAGAGTTATACGGCCCCGGAGGACTACCAACCCAGCCATGTTTTGCAATACATGGATACGTTTGACCGAAAGCTGGCAGAGCACAGAAGGACTCTTAAGGAGCAGAAAATGATTGTGAACGCGCAGAAGGAGACTCCACACACCATGGAGGCGGAAGAGGATGTCGAGAGCGATGAGTACGACAGCTTAAAGCGAGTACTGGATCAACAGCGGCGTCTGGAGCTAGGTGAATTCGACATGGACTGTGCGGAGCCGCCATCAGCTGATGGCTGCTAG
- the LOC117140848 gene encoding uncharacterized protein LOC117140848 produces the protein MAGMGTGFSKCFILFMAIVILVQGVAYLGLSIWGITFRECPDGVTEFSSNPFKYAMELIYFAQEECGEPMLKVADEEFPLNIDWKTSYAITNREFIFMITYAVISGLWVATSVLVITTLCNRTTKLISGVVYWPWFLSVLGGSILDVVATVYHGIDISHTTSMKDALDYIGVSYSETVSNVWTLMEPFGVYFSTPSILLLCLTSRVAIIWLLNIIGVTFCLSLSGIMAEQNAKSAAVSRSQAPTRQPTPQPAVALVQPVVEATLVESVQPSAPQESPQYPEQIRPKPLPIFIPSEQGAQRPNSQQFAPGDRTTLQSPVMVLPPQVPQQRDVVSPQPDINTYRTTEAHPDHLNYPPSEPQTPRAPSPAVQQLAVTSPLNNRYSEIYPAPVNPRVSEELRNQMPWSYTSMVTKPPPPPRKPQLQVQIYPQIPEPDYADH, from the exons ATGGCCGGCATGGGCACTGGATTTTCCAAGTGCTTCATACTCTTCATGGCGATTGTCATACTC GTCCAGGGAGTTGCCTACTTGGGCTTGTCCATCTGGGGCATCACCTTCCGGGAGTGCCCAGATGGTGTTACTGAGTTCAGCTCAAATCCCTTCAAGTACGCCATGGAGCTCATTTACTTTGCGC AGGAGGAATGTGGTGAGCCGATGCTGAAGGTGGCAGACGAAGAATTTCCTTTGAACATAGATTGGAAAACGTCCTATGCTATAACCAACCGGGAGTTCATCTTCATGATAACCTACGCAGTTATTAGCGGACTCTGGGTCGCCACTTCGGTGTTGGTAATAA CCACTTTGTGCAATCGCACCACCAAGCTGATCTCCGGAGTGGTCTATTGGCCCTGGTTCCTATCCGTGCTAGGTGGCAGTATCCTCGATGTGGTGGCCACGGTGTATCATGGAATCGACATAAGTCACACAACG TCCATGAAAGATGCACTTGATTACATTGGAGTCTCATATAGCGAAACTGTTAGTAATGTTTGGACCCTAATGGAGCCCTTCGGCGTATACTTCTCGACGCCATCGATTCTTCTACTGTGCCTCACAAGTCGCGTGGCCATCATCTGGCTGCTGAACATCATTGGAGTCACCTTCTGTCTCTCGTTGTCCGGAATCATGGCGGAGCAGAATGCGAAATCAGCCGCCGTGAGCAGGAGTCAGGCTCCCACCCGACAGCCGACACCACAGCCTGCGGTGGCATTAGTCCAGCCGGTGGTGGAGGCCACCCTAGTGGAATCTGTTCAGCCTTCTGCCCCGCAAGAGAGCCCTCAATATCCGGAGCAGATCCGACCCAAGCCGCTGCCCATTTTCATTCCCTCGGAGCAGGGTGCCCAGCGTCCAAACTCCCAGCAGTTTGCACCCGGAGATCGCACCACTTTACAGTCGCCCGTGATGGTGCTACCACCACAAGTTCCGCAGCAGAGAGATGTTGTGTCCCCGCAGCCTGACATCAACACCTATCGCACCACCGAAGCTCATCCCGACCACCTCAACTATCCACCTTCGGAGCCACAAACTCCACGTGCTCCTTCGCCGGCTGTCCAACAACTGGCGGTGACGTCGCCATTAAACAATCGCTACAGCGAGATATATCCTGCTCCCGTAAATCCCCGCGTTAGCGAAGAGCTGCGCAACCAGATGCCTTGGTCGTACACCAGCATGGTGACTAagccaccaccgccgccacgCAAGCCCCAACTCCAAGTGCAGATCTACCCGCAGATTCCGGAGCCCGACTATGCGGATCACTAG
- the LOC117142004 gene encoding uncharacterized protein LOC117142004, which produces MQVHQAVFGAAVLGMLLAFGCSLPVLDASSGIDNATIEELRNSVNDTPKNLYVVKAVVYEIGILTEVGENDTSFESQERVDLTFYDTHSNKSHIDLGNIPLPIQTNVTGQVLTGIAPVNLGAFSSPQELLETLPLTGSIVNITHSDTAFYQLSRSNTSAADKPQVLDQDALSKLTHAAQLFPPSSQIGQSVPVNPAADNEVPQTEPED; this is translated from the exons ATGCAGGTCCACCAGGCTGTGTTTGGAGCCGCCGTGCTCGGCATGCTGTTGGCCTTCGGCTGCTCCCTGCCCGTTTTGGATGCCAGCTCCGGCATCGACAACGCCACCATCGAGGAGCTGAGGAACAGCGTCAACGATACGCCCAAGAATCT CTATGTGGTCAAGGCGGTGGTCTATGAGATCGGCATCCTGACGGAGGTGGGCGAGAATGACACCAGTTTCGAGAGCCAGGAACGCGTGGATCTGACCTTCTACGATACGCACAGCAACAAGAGCCACATTGACCTGGGCAACATCCCGCTGCCCATCCAGACCAATGTCACCGGTCAAGTGCTGACCGGCATCGCACCTGTGAATCTGGGAGCCTTCAGCAGTCCCCAGGAACTCCTGGAAACCCTGCCCCTCACCGGAAGCATTGTGAACATCACGCACAGCGACACCGCCTTCTATCAACTGAGCAGATCGAACACCAGTGCCGCGGACAAGCCACAGGTTCTGGATCAGGATGCGCTGTCCAAGCTCACACACGCGGCCCAGTTGTTCCCGCCATCGTCGCAAATTGGCCAGTCGGTGCCAGTGAACCCAGCTGCCGATAACGAGGTGCCCCAGACGGAACCCGAGGATTAG
- the LOC117140846 gene encoding probable proline--tRNA ligase, mitochondrial isoform X2, whose translation MLATTSPISYRQLPLRLFQIGPKFRDELKTRFGLMRAKEFLMKDMYSFDVSEETAKETYSVVNSAYDRLFKQLEVPFVKVNAATGMMGGSVSHEYHYVSPVGEDNLLQCSSCGFAGNSEVVKASASCPSCNSSDLNEVRGVEVAHTFLLGDKYSKPLGATFLNTSGKPQSLVMGCYGIGITRVIAAALEVLSSDHELHWPKLLAPYDVCLIGPKQGSKEQPQAEVIENELLLNVGEICGHQELLHDDRKELTIGKRLLEAKRLGHPLTIVVGAKSARQDSPKLEVHTSKGETYELDFSETLKLVAEHSQNKKSLERGCFQRETEESKSRSVGHQL comes from the exons ATGCTGGCCACCACCTCTCCTATTTCCTATCGGCAGCTGCCCTTGAGACTCTTCCAAATCGGTCCCAAGTTCAGGGATGAGCTAAAGACTCGATTTGGCTTGATGAGAGCCAAAGAATTCCTTATGAAGGATATGTACTCCTTTGATGTCAGCGAGGAAACAGCCAAGGAAACGTACTCTGTAGTTAATTCTGCCTACGATAGGTTGTTCAAACAGCTGGAGGTTCCTTTTGTTAAGG TGAATGCCGCCACTGGCATGATGGGTGGCAGTGTATCCCACGAGTACCACTATGTATCGCCCGTGGGTGAGGACAACCTACTGCAGTGCAGCTCCTGCGGCTTTGCTGGCAACTCTGAGGTTGTAAAGGCCTCAGCTAGCTGCCCGAGCTGTAACAGCTCGGATTTGAATGAAGTACGAGGAGTTGAGGTGGCCCACACCTTTCTGTTGGGGGACAAATACTCCAAACCCTTGGGCGCCACCTTTCTCAACACCAGCGGCAAGCCGCAATCGCTGGTCATGGGTTGTTATGGCATCGGCATCACTAGGGTTATTGCTGCCGCTCTGGAAGTGCTCTCCTCCGACCACGAACTCCATTGGCCAAAGCTACTAGCACCTTACGATGTGTGTTTAATAGGACCCAAGCAAGGGAGCAAGGAGCAGCCGCAAGCAGAGGTGATAGAGAATGAACTTCTTCTGAATGTAGGAGAGATTTGCGGCCACCAGGAGTTGCTGCATGATGATCGCAAGGAGCTGACTATCGGCAAACGTTTGCTGGAAGCCAAGCGTCTTGGACATCCGCTTACAATTGTAGTGGGAGCCAAGTCAGCACGTCAGGATTCCCCCAAGCTGGAAGTGCACACCAGCAAAGGAGAAACATATGAACTCGATTTCAGTGAAACCCTGAAACTGGTGGCAGAACATAGTCAGAACAAGAAGAGTCTAGAACGGGGATGTTTTCAACGTGAAACTGAAGAAAGTAAAAGTCGATCGGTTGGCCATCAGCTTTAG
- the LOC117140846 gene encoding probable proline--tRNA ligase, mitochondrial isoform X1 — MNKASRIFCPSLITPKNAVVKQTEQLSRSQKLLTELGLVKSGSNGTYQIMPMAQRSVDKCIDLVQSNMQQAGGQKITLPILTPTGLWKKTGRLEGDISEFYMVRDRSGKQFLMSPTHEEAVTAMLATTSPISYRQLPLRLFQIGPKFRDELKTRFGLMRAKEFLMKDMYSFDVSEETAKETYSVVNSAYDRLFKQLEVPFVKVNAATGMMGGSVSHEYHYVSPVGEDNLLQCSSCGFAGNSEVVKASASCPSCNSSDLNEVRGVEVAHTFLLGDKYSKPLGATFLNTSGKPQSLVMGCYGIGITRVIAAALEVLSSDHELHWPKLLAPYDVCLIGPKQGSKEQPQAEVIENELLLNVGEICGHQELLHDDRKELTIGKRLLEAKRLGHPLTIVVGAKSARQDSPKLEVHTSKGETYELDFSETLKLVAEHSQNKKSLERGCFQRETEESKSRSVGHQL; from the exons atGAATAAGGCGTCCCGAATTTTCTGCCCATCCCTGATCACACCCAAAAATGCGGTGGTCAAGCAAACGGAGCAACTTTCCCGCAGCCAAAAG CTGCTGACAGAACTGGGATTGGTGAAATCGGGCAGCAATGGCACCTACCAGATAATGCCCATGGCCCAGCGATCGGTGGACAAGTGCATTGACCTGGTCCAGAGCAACATGCAACAGGCTGGTGGGCAGAAGATCACCCTGCCCATCCTGACGCCCACAGGACTTTGGAAGAAGACGGGGCGACTGGAGGGCGATATATCCGAGTTCTACATGGTGCGGGATCGCAGCGGCAAGCAGTTCCTCATGAGTCCA ACCCACGAGGAGGCAGTGACTGCCATGCTGGCCACCACCTCTCCTATTTCCTATCGGCAGCTGCCCTTGAGACTCTTCCAAATCGGTCCCAAGTTCAGGGATGAGCTAAAGACTCGATTTGGCTTGATGAGAGCCAAAGAATTCCTTATGAAGGATATGTACTCCTTTGATGTCAGCGAGGAAACAGCCAAGGAAACGTACTCTGTAGTTAATTCTGCCTACGATAGGTTGTTCAAACAGCTGGAGGTTCCTTTTGTTAAGG TGAATGCCGCCACTGGCATGATGGGTGGCAGTGTATCCCACGAGTACCACTATGTATCGCCCGTGGGTGAGGACAACCTACTGCAGTGCAGCTCCTGCGGCTTTGCTGGCAACTCTGAGGTTGTAAAGGCCTCAGCTAGCTGCCCGAGCTGTAACAGCTCGGATTTGAATGAAGTACGAGGAGTTGAGGTGGCCCACACCTTTCTGTTGGGGGACAAATACTCCAAACCCTTGGGCGCCACCTTTCTCAACACCAGCGGCAAGCCGCAATCGCTGGTCATGGGTTGTTATGGCATCGGCATCACTAGGGTTATTGCTGCCGCTCTGGAAGTGCTCTCCTCCGACCACGAACTCCATTGGCCAAAGCTACTAGCACCTTACGATGTGTGTTTAATAGGACCCAAGCAAGGGAGCAAGGAGCAGCCGCAAGCAGAGGTGATAGAGAATGAACTTCTTCTGAATGTAGGAGAGATTTGCGGCCACCAGGAGTTGCTGCATGATGATCGCAAGGAGCTGACTATCGGCAAACGTTTGCTGGAAGCCAAGCGTCTTGGACATCCGCTTACAATTGTAGTGGGAGCCAAGTCAGCACGTCAGGATTCCCCCAAGCTGGAAGTGCACACCAGCAAAGGAGAAACATATGAACTCGATTTCAGTGAAACCCTGAAACTGGTGGCAGAACATAGTCAGAACAAGAAGAGTCTAGAACGGGGATGTTTTCAACGTGAAACTGAAGAAAGTAAAAGTCGATCGGTTGGCCATCAGCTTTAG
- the LOC117140846 gene encoding probable proline--tRNA ligase, mitochondrial isoform X3: MNKASRIFCPSLITPKNAVVKQTEQLSRSQKLLTELGLVKSGSNGTYQIMPMAQRSVDKCIDLVQSNMQQAGGQKITLPILTPTGLWKKTGRLEGDISEFYMVRDRSGKQFLMSPVREPTRRQ; encoded by the exons atGAATAAGGCGTCCCGAATTTTCTGCCCATCCCTGATCACACCCAAAAATGCGGTGGTCAAGCAAACGGAGCAACTTTCCCGCAGCCAAAAG CTGCTGACAGAACTGGGATTGGTGAAATCGGGCAGCAATGGCACCTACCAGATAATGCCCATGGCCCAGCGATCGGTGGACAAGTGCATTGACCTGGTCCAGAGCAACATGCAACAGGCTGGTGGGCAGAAGATCACCCTGCCCATCCTGACGCCCACAGGACTTTGGAAGAAGACGGGGCGACTGGAGGGCGATATATCCGAGTTCTACATGGTGCGGGATCGCAGCGGCAAGCAGTTCCTCATGAGTCCAGTGAGAGA ACCCACGAGGAGGCAGTGA
- the LOC117142003 gene encoding uncharacterized protein LOC117142003, with protein MKCTLLTTLLATLAASSLAAPFDLGDIFSGFQPLEKQDVVKRQVQANPDAELKQISFHGLIGDLEDSLFSSALSLHQASAPGSEVEEVKPESQAAITEGEEHALTKRSDESTPATSVVSTSDDGLARKILLQTTRKVPDGEDGVPAHLIIDRVSVQPHNGGAIPLIPTFQVHHTKLISATIKDDSNNDSSDGKQTKISITKTSITSTAPIESVEEAVALAGSATNTDEATTKVETTTKAIEKEEVDKSSTTILTIVSSSTSTTTTTTEEPIQKLKKDEEKLKEKVAEVEADPVILSARV; from the exons ATGAAGTGCACTTTGCTAACCACC TTGCTGGCGACCCTGGCGGCTTCTTCGTTGGCCGCACCCTTCGATTTGGGTGATATCTTCTCGGGCTTTCAGCCGCTGGAGAAACAGGATGTGGTCAAGCGGCAGGTGCAGGCCAATCCCGATGCCGAGCTGAAGCAGATCTCCTTCCACGGCCTGATCGGAGATCTGGAGGACAGTCTGTTCTCGTCCGCCTTGAGTCTGCACCAGGCCAGTGCGCCGGGCAGCGAGGTCGAGGAGGTGAAGCCTGAATCTCAGGCTGCGATCACTGAGGGCGAGGAGCACGCGCTGACCAAGCGATCTGATGAGTCCACGCCGGCCACATCAGTCGTCTCGACCTCGGATGACGGCCTGGCACGCAAGATTCTGCTGCAGACCACCAGGAAGGTGCCCGATGGAGAGGATGGTGTGCCCGCCCACTTGATTATCGATCGTGTGTCCGTGCAGCCACACAATGGTGGTGCCATCCCACTGATTCCCACCTTCCAGGTGCACCACACCAAGCTGATCTCGGCCACCATCAAGGACGACTCCAATAACGACAGCAGCGATGGCAAGCAGACCAAGATTAGCATcaccaaaacatcgattacgTCCACGGCGCCAATTGAGAGTgtggaggaggcggtggcccTGGCTGGATCTGCGACCAACACCGATGAAGCCACCACCAAGGTAGAGACGACCACAAAGGCCATCGAGAAGGAGGAGGTTGACAAGAGCTCCACTACCATCTTGACCATTGTGAGCAGctccacctccaccaccaccaccaccacggaGGAGCCCATTCAGAAGCTGAAGAAGGACGAGGAGAAGCTGAAGGAGAAGGTGGCCGAGGTGGAGGCCGATCCCGTCATCCTCTCGGCTCGCGTTTAA